In one window of uncultured Acetobacteroides sp. DNA:
- a CDS encoding TonB-dependent receptor, with protein sequence MRVQHQVLVLLFTLLAVAAQAQNLRQTVKGKVVDKVTQMPLPGASVVVVGTVPSLAAITDTEGGFRIANVPIGRHQIEVRFVGYSTITISEVLVGSGKEVVLTVEMQEVVNKLDEVVVKAHSNKDRPLNSMASISARSFNVEETRRYAGGVDDPARLVSAFAGVARGGNMQDNAIVIRGNAPKTVLWRIEGVDIPNPNHFSGGNVAGGGFATTISSQMLANSDFLTGAFPAEYGNVLGGVFDIKLRTGNNEKRESAVQIGIRGLDISSEGPLAKGAKASYLFNYRYSTFGLLADLGAIPTDQIPKYQDLSFKVNFPTAKAGVFSLWGLGGIDNIRDSEQADSTKWETDMDRYKNNWDETFGAVGVNHKYAISAKTLISTSIVGTCDLKDLTQQRLNNALTLQNDIAIKNNSGKVSFNMYANTKFGARLSTRTGFNVNTLFYSYNLNGTENEDPASYRNYADESGKSYHLQGYSESKYSISDALSINGGVMVEYFGLNQHYSIDPRVSVSWDFSPKHSVSIGYGKHSQLEDLNIYFIKSQKNGQPLYPNKKLDFSNAHHVVLAYNYRISETMRLKVEPYFQYLYNVPGIADSSFSMVNFRQDLTFQATLGNNSVGKNIGVDITLERFLKNNFYYLITASVFDSKYKGDDNVWRNTRYNKRFVGNILMGKEFFIGRGKNNLLGLNVRINVSGGERYSPLDEAASMAAMRPIYNEHKAFEKQDKASKFVDISFTYRINRAKYSSIWCLQLNNMLGEPQNEKYEYNYKKKAFVREQKVFKLPSISYKIEF encoded by the coding sequence ATGAGAGTACAGCATCAGGTTTTAGTCCTTCTTTTTACGCTACTGGCAGTTGCCGCGCAGGCACAAAATCTCCGACAAACGGTGAAGGGTAAAGTTGTGGATAAAGTAACGCAGATGCCGCTTCCTGGGGCAAGCGTGGTGGTTGTGGGAACCGTCCCCTCGCTTGCAGCGATTACCGATACCGAAGGGGGCTTTCGGATTGCCAATGTGCCGATTGGTAGGCATCAAATAGAGGTTCGATTTGTGGGATACTCCACCATCACCATCTCCGAAGTGCTGGTGGGGAGCGGAAAAGAGGTCGTGCTGACGGTAGAGATGCAGGAGGTGGTCAACAAGCTCGACGAGGTGGTGGTAAAGGCCCACAGCAACAAGGATAGACCCCTTAATAGCATGGCATCCATCAGCGCACGGTCGTTTAATGTGGAGGAGACACGCCGATATGCTGGTGGTGTTGACGATCCAGCCCGCTTGGTGTCGGCTTTTGCAGGTGTAGCTCGTGGAGGAAACATGCAGGATAACGCCATTGTGATTCGAGGTAATGCACCAAAGACCGTTCTTTGGCGTATTGAGGGGGTAGACATCCCCAACCCCAACCATTTCTCGGGTGGGAATGTTGCAGGCGGTGGATTTGCAACCACCATCAGCAGCCAGATGCTTGCCAACTCCGATTTCCTCACCGGCGCTTTCCCTGCCGAGTATGGCAACGTATTAGGAGGGGTATTCGACATTAAGCTGCGAACCGGAAATAACGAGAAACGCGAAAGCGCGGTGCAGATTGGCATCCGAGGCCTTGACATCTCTTCGGAGGGGCCGCTCGCAAAGGGGGCTAAGGCATCGTACCTGTTCAACTACCGCTACTCTACCTTTGGATTGCTTGCTGATTTAGGCGCAATACCCACCGATCAGATTCCCAAATACCAGGATCTATCCTTTAAGGTTAATTTTCCTACTGCAAAGGCGGGTGTTTTCTCGCTCTGGGGTCTCGGCGGTATCGATAACATTCGCGACTCGGAACAAGCGGATAGCACTAAGTGGGAAACCGATATGGATCGCTACAAAAACAACTGGGACGAGACCTTTGGCGCCGTTGGTGTAAACCACAAGTATGCGATTAGCGCCAAAACGCTTATTAGTACGAGCATTGTAGGAACATGCGACTTGAAAGATCTCACCCAACAGCGCCTTAACAATGCGCTTACCCTGCAGAACGACATCGCCATAAAGAATAATAGCGGAAAGGTGAGCTTTAACATGTACGCGAACACCAAATTTGGGGCACGGCTTAGCACACGAACCGGATTTAATGTCAACACCCTATTCTATAGCTACAACCTTAATGGTACGGAGAATGAAGACCCGGCATCGTATCGCAACTATGCCGACGAATCGGGCAAGAGCTACCATTTGCAGGGCTATAGCGAGTCGAAATATAGCATCAGCGATGCGTTAAGCATCAACGGAGGAGTTATGGTCGAATACTTTGGCTTGAACCAGCATTATAGTATCGATCCGAGGGTGTCGGTAAGCTGGGACTTTAGTCCAAAGCATTCCGTTAGCATTGGCTACGGCAAGCATAGCCAGCTGGAGGATTTGAATATCTACTTCATTAAGTCGCAGAAGAATGGGCAACCCTTGTATCCCAACAAGAAACTCGATTTTTCGAACGCGCACCATGTGGTGCTGGCCTACAACTACCGCATTAGCGAGACTATGCGGCTTAAGGTAGAGCCATACTTCCAGTATCTGTACAACGTGCCCGGAATTGCCGACAGCTCGTTCTCCATGGTCAACTTTAGGCAGGATCTAACCTTCCAGGCGACGCTGGGCAATAACAGCGTTGGGAAAAACATTGGGGTAGACATTACCCTAGAGCGATTCCTAAAGAATAACTTCTACTACCTGATTACGGCATCGGTGTTCGACTCTAAGTATAAGGGCGATGATAACGTTTGGCGTAACACCCGCTACAACAAAAGATTTGTGGGGAATATTTTGATGGGCAAAGAGTTCTTTATCGGCAGGGGCAAGAATAACTTGCTGGGCTTAAATGTCAGAATAAACGTATCGGGAGGTGAGCGATACAGCCCACTCGACGAAGCAGCATCTATGGCAGCCATGCGTCCGATATATAACGAGCATAAGGCATTCGAAAAGCAGGATAAGGCTAGCAAGTTTGTTGATATCTCGTTCACCTACCGTATAAATAGGGCCAAGTATTCGAGCATCTGGTGCTTGCAGCTGAACAACATGCTTGGCGAACCACAAAACGAGAAGTACGAGTACAACTACAAGAAGAAAGCCTTTGTGCGCGAGCAGAAGGTGTTTAAGCTGCCATCCATCAGCTACAAAATAGAGTTTTAG
- a CDS encoding helix-turn-helix domain-containing protein, whose translation MNNLFVIGIFLAFFLQFLLFTKKNKTLSDKILCIWMFVIGIHLFSYYLYELGFWDRYPHLVGATLPVPLLHGPLLYLYVAFAFRKEQQFRLTDYAHFLPALLCYLYMFPFFFFYTAEQKIMLHHGQLDAYSTFSIVALVAFVVSGITYSILSFRLIGKVEKLIHANFSFDEKISLGWLRYCILGVALIFCTVAFFSTLQSLFDYPFTFNVDLVLYAEIILFIFLLGFFGIRQEGIFSSITINDEEQIADTKANPNGEYKKSGLKVESAEQHHQKLLELMQADKLYLESKLSLSVLAVRLDVSVNHLSQIINQYEGKNFYDFINEYRVEEFKERAVATCNQHLSILAIALDSGFSSKSSFNLVFKKHTGITPSQYLAEKKSTLR comes from the coding sequence ATGAACAACCTATTTGTAATTGGGATATTCCTCGCCTTTTTTCTTCAGTTCTTGCTGTTTACAAAGAAGAACAAAACCCTATCCGATAAGATTCTTTGCATCTGGATGTTCGTCATTGGGATTCATCTTTTTAGCTACTACCTGTATGAGCTTGGTTTTTGGGATCGCTATCCGCATTTGGTAGGGGCTACGCTTCCTGTACCCCTGTTGCACGGCCCTTTGCTTTACCTATACGTAGCATTTGCGTTTAGAAAGGAGCAGCAGTTCCGTTTGACCGACTACGCCCACTTTCTTCCTGCGCTCCTCTGCTACCTGTACATGTTCCCCTTCTTCTTTTTCTACACTGCCGAGCAGAAGATTATGCTACATCATGGACAGCTAGACGCCTATAGTACCTTCAGTATTGTTGCTTTAGTGGCGTTCGTAGTATCCGGCATTACGTATTCCATTCTATCCTTTAGGTTGATTGGCAAGGTCGAAAAGCTGATCCATGCAAACTTTTCGTTTGACGAGAAGATTAGCCTGGGCTGGCTACGCTACTGCATCCTTGGGGTCGCGCTCATCTTTTGTACGGTTGCATTCTTCTCCACCCTGCAAAGCCTATTTGATTACCCGTTCACCTTTAATGTCGATCTGGTCCTCTATGCCGAGATAATCCTCTTCATATTCCTACTGGGCTTCTTTGGCATTAGGCAGGAAGGGATATTCAGCAGCATAACGATAAATGATGAGGAGCAGATTGCTGATACCAAAGCCAACCCCAACGGCGAGTACAAAAAATCGGGGCTAAAGGTTGAAAGCGCCGAGCAGCACCACCAAAAGTTGCTGGAGCTGATGCAGGCGGATAAGCTCTACCTCGAATCAAAGCTTAGCCTAAGCGTCCTAGCCGTTCGGCTCGACGTATCGGTGAATCACCTCTCGCAAATCATCAACCAGTACGAGGGAAAGAACTTTTACGACTTCATTAACGAGTACCGGGTTGAGGAGTTTAAGGAGCGCGCGGTTGCCACCTGCAACCAGCACCTAAGCATCCTTGCCATCGCTCTCGATTCGGGCTTCAGCTCCAAGTCATCCTTCAATCTAGTGTTCAAAAAGCACACCGGCATTACCCCATCGCAATATTTGGCGGAGAAAAAGTCTACTCTTCGATAA
- a CDS encoding glycoside hydrolase family 43 protein, with amino-acid sequence MKWLFVLGLAISAAASAAQPQSAPIIKKHVPLDSIRLSDPYILADGRTHMYYMTGTGGLLWKSKNLKYWDGPYVVAKTNPKSWMGPAPMIWAAEIHPYKGKYYYFATFTNPAVKIDTVNGIAIERRASHILVSNRPDGPYVPMKDSTYLPSNKPTLDGTFWMDTNSKPYMVYCYEWLQNLNGTIESIELKPDLSGSIGSGRVLFRASDSPWSREKDKDGRIHPNRVTDGPFLFRTSTGRLGMIWTSWIYDVYTQGVAYSDNGTLSGKWIQESEPITPPNFGHGMLFRTLDGKLLMSAHSHKDIGGRYHRVPHLFEVDLSGNRLVVGKPYKP; translated from the coding sequence ATGAAATGGCTATTCGTACTAGGCTTGGCTATATCCGCTGCAGCATCGGCTGCGCAGCCCCAATCAGCCCCAATCATTAAAAAGCATGTGCCGCTCGACTCCATCCGGTTAAGCGATCCCTACATCCTAGCCGATGGCAGGACGCATATGTACTACATGACCGGCACTGGAGGGCTCCTCTGGAAGAGCAAGAACCTAAAGTACTGGGATGGCCCCTACGTGGTGGCCAAAACCAATCCCAAATCGTGGATGGGGCCAGCTCCGATGATCTGGGCGGCGGAGATTCATCCCTACAAGGGCAAGTACTACTACTTTGCCACCTTCACCAACCCCGCAGTAAAGATTGATACCGTTAATGGGATTGCCATAGAACGCCGCGCCTCGCACATTCTGGTAAGCAATAGGCCCGATGGCCCGTACGTTCCGATGAAGGACTCCACCTACCTTCCGTCCAATAAGCCTACCCTCGACGGTACCTTCTGGATGGATACCAACAGCAAGCCCTACATGGTATACTGCTACGAGTGGCTGCAGAATCTTAATGGAACCATCGAGAGCATCGAGCTAAAGCCCGACTTAAGCGGCAGCATAGGCAGCGGCAGAGTGCTATTCCGGGCCAGCGATTCGCCATGGAGCCGCGAAAAGGACAAGGATGGCCGCATCCATCCCAACCGCGTAACCGATGGCCCCTTTTTGTTTAGAACATCCACCGGCCGACTGGGAATGATATGGACCAGCTGGATTTACGATGTGTACACGCAGGGAGTGGCCTACTCGGATAACGGAACCCTAAGCGGAAAATGGATCCAGGAGAGCGAGCCCATTACGCCTCCTAATTTTGGACATGGAATGCTGTTCCGCACGTTGGATGGCAAGCTGCTCATGTCGGCCCATAGCCACAAGGATATTGGTGGTCGCTACCATCGGGTGCCCCATCTGTTTGAGGTCGATCTTTCGGGCAATCGCCTAGTGGTTGGCAAGCCCTATAAGCCCTAG
- a CDS encoding IS4 family transposase, producing the protein MNSGTYIFKQLCQFLPEDYFEYLVNKYDGNKYIKSFTCWNHFLVMLWAQLTARESLRDIIGSLNAHRSKFYRLGFGKSVCRTTLSEANEKRNVEIFRLFAERVVKIAQDKRGNIEGLFMEGIPHRVLALDSTTVTLKWEAYSWSKVQNGKGGIKVHTMFDILTSIPVYNVITDHDVRDQSVMDYFQYEPDAFYIFDKAYVKLLSLNKIDEAGAFFVVRRKEKMNFEIIEECSCDVHEKGILRDLKIRLSNRWAKARYQKPLRIIYYYNEEKKATLEFFTNNLDLEAHKIAYLYKCRWQIEMYFKWIKQHLRIKQFYGTSENSVKIQIYVGIIAYCLVALVGVELKSKSSPFELLRILSVSLFEKENLKEFLAKAELSENFQPVSNSNLKLF; encoded by the coding sequence ATGAATAGTGGAACCTATATTTTTAAGCAATTATGCCAGTTCTTGCCTGAGGACTACTTCGAATATTTGGTCAATAAGTACGATGGCAACAAGTACATAAAATCGTTTACCTGCTGGAACCATTTCTTGGTTATGCTGTGGGCTCAGCTGACAGCCCGGGAAAGTTTACGCGACATCATCGGATCGCTTAATGCGCATCGGTCAAAGTTTTATCGTTTAGGCTTTGGCAAAAGCGTTTGCCGCACAACGCTGTCTGAAGCAAATGAGAAGCGAAATGTGGAAATATTTCGGCTATTTGCTGAACGAGTTGTTAAGATAGCTCAAGATAAAAGGGGTAACATCGAAGGGCTGTTCATGGAGGGAATCCCTCATCGTGTGCTTGCGTTGGATTCAACAACAGTTACTTTAAAATGGGAAGCGTATTCGTGGTCCAAGGTGCAAAATGGGAAAGGAGGAATTAAGGTTCACACCATGTTTGACATCCTTACAAGCATTCCGGTTTACAATGTAATCACCGACCATGACGTCAGGGATCAAAGCGTTATGGACTACTTTCAATACGAACCGGATGCATTTTACATTTTCGACAAAGCCTATGTCAAACTGTTATCTCTTAACAAAATCGATGAAGCAGGTGCATTTTTTGTAGTGCGAAGGAAAGAGAAAATGAACTTCGAAATTATAGAGGAATGTAGCTGCGATGTCCATGAAAAAGGCATTTTACGCGACTTAAAAATAAGATTGTCGAATCGTTGGGCGAAAGCTCGGTATCAAAAACCTCTGAGAATAATCTACTACTACAACGAAGAGAAGAAAGCAACTCTAGAATTCTTTACGAATAACCTCGATTTAGAGGCGCATAAAATCGCATACCTATACAAGTGTAGATGGCAAATTGAGATGTACTTCAAATGGATAAAGCAGCATTTAAGGATAAAGCAATTTTACGGAACTTCCGAAAACTCTGTAAAAATCCAAATATATGTAGGCATTATCGCCTACTGCTTGGTAGCTCTAGTCGGTGTCGAATTGAAGTCAAAGTCATCGCCATTTGAATTACTTCGAATCTTGAGCGTTTCGCTTTTTGAAAAGGAGAACCTAAAAGAGTTCCTAGCCAAGGCTGAATTATCGGAGAACTTTCAACCTGTAAGCAATTCAAACCTTAAATTATTTTAG
- a CDS encoding type 1 glutamine amidotransferase family protein yields the protein MKKIVVFLFDGFSDWEIAYLTPEINRSEQFELVYISKDAKPVTSMGGMLVQPSASVADVGLHDLAMLILPGGTTWEKGKNEEVSELVVEAFKRGIPVAAICAATTRLAELGLLDELAHTSNDLGYLKAVVPSYRGEQHYQNEPAVTGKNVITACGSFPIEFSREVFRAIELYDEAKIEKWFQLFKHGIWSE from the coding sequence ATGAAGAAGATTGTAGTGTTTTTATTTGATGGATTCTCCGATTGGGAGATCGCCTACCTTACGCCCGAGATTAACCGAAGCGAGCAATTCGAGCTGGTTTACATCTCGAAGGATGCAAAGCCGGTAACCTCTATGGGTGGCATGCTGGTACAGCCATCAGCGTCGGTTGCCGACGTAGGCCTCCACGATTTGGCCATGCTCATACTTCCTGGAGGTACAACCTGGGAGAAAGGGAAGAATGAAGAGGTGTCGGAGCTCGTCGTCGAAGCGTTTAAGAGGGGAATACCCGTAGCCGCAATCTGTGCCGCAACAACACGGCTGGCAGAGCTGGGGCTGCTCGATGAGCTTGCCCATACCAGCAACGACCTCGGCTACCTAAAAGCGGTAGTTCCAAGCTATCGTGGCGAACAGCACTACCAAAACGAGCCCGCGGTAACCGGCAAAAACGTAATCACCGCCTGCGGATCATTCCCAATAGAGTTTTCCCGTGAGGTATTTAGGGCAATAGAGCTCTACGACGAAGCGAAAATCGAGAAATGGTTCCAGCTGTTTAAGCACGGCATCTGGAGCGAGTAG
- a CDS encoding N-acetyltransferase, producing MERIVALDRSNIDSEHICCAFSDKKCREGYVLKQEWLKQEFGNGYVFRRIDARAKVFIEYGPAEKAWVPVDAPGYLHVGCFWVSGQYKGRGYGKELLRLALDDAQSQGKNGLVTVAGTSKLPFMSDTKWLLRQGFEICDKTSTGIALLVRKLNPEAPNPQLKDATRSGRCSNTEGLVAYYTNRCPFTEFHVRTSLVEAAEKRNLPLTIVKLDSMEQAQAAPSPATIFSLFYNGELVTTDLSVCLDSRFDKVINK from the coding sequence ATGGAGCGAATAGTAGCGCTAGACCGGTCGAATATCGACAGCGAGCATATCTGCTGCGCCTTTTCCGATAAGAAATGCCGGGAAGGATACGTTCTTAAGCAGGAGTGGCTAAAGCAGGAGTTCGGCAACGGCTACGTCTTTCGGCGTATAGATGCGCGGGCCAAGGTATTTATCGAGTACGGTCCGGCTGAAAAGGCCTGGGTGCCCGTTGATGCCCCCGGATACCTGCATGTAGGGTGCTTTTGGGTATCGGGGCAGTACAAGGGTAGGGGATACGGCAAGGAGCTGCTACGTCTTGCGCTCGACGATGCCCAATCGCAGGGAAAGAATGGGCTGGTAACCGTAGCAGGCACCAGCAAGCTGCCGTTTATGAGCGACACCAAGTGGCTTTTACGGCAGGGCTTCGAGATCTGCGACAAAACGTCAACGGGGATTGCCCTGCTGGTGCGAAAGCTCAACCCCGAGGCCCCCAACCCCCAGCTAAAGGATGCTACAAGAAGCGGAAGATGCAGCAATACCGAAGGGCTGGTGGCCTACTACACCAACCGCTGCCCGTTTACCGAGTTTCACGTAAGAACCTCGCTGGTAGAGGCCGCCGAGAAGCGGAATCTACCGCTCACCATCGTCAAGCTCGACAGCATGGAGCAGGCGCAGGCCGCTCCATCGCCCGCCACCATATTCAGCCTGTTCTACAACGGCGAATTGGTAACCACCGACCTGAGCGTTTGCCTAGATAGCCGATTTGATAAAGTAATTAATAAGTGA
- a CDS encoding DUF6261 family protein: protein MAKFLSFLRRSVISSIVGYAKDFNAILKSIELPELYASNAYLVYTDTFNRMELGHLQERKNPFTDKLAEYVKARGRSFQAVNLGAKSYLNSNVAAEREAASLLNALFVRYASEFSKNSYSGATGMINSFIQDMKQKNYAGAIATLKMEAKVKQLLDEDALCESTHLQAIVTELESEENVTASSIRGEFIKAASNLMVFIGIRASEEKGSKWVELNGQIAIHNAKFEKAEAVRQAALKKKREEKKNDQKPKA, encoded by the coding sequence ATGGCAAAATTTTTGTCGTTTTTGAGAAGAAGCGTAATCAGCTCGATTGTAGGTTACGCTAAGGATTTTAACGCAATCCTAAAATCAATTGAACTTCCCGAGCTGTACGCCTCTAACGCCTACTTGGTGTACACCGATACCTTTAATCGCATGGAACTGGGTCACCTGCAGGAGCGTAAGAATCCGTTTACCGATAAGCTGGCGGAGTACGTTAAGGCACGAGGCCGTTCGTTCCAGGCGGTAAACCTAGGCGCAAAGAGCTACCTGAACTCCAACGTCGCTGCCGAGCGCGAGGCTGCCAGCTTGCTTAATGCGCTGTTTGTACGCTACGCCTCCGAATTCTCGAAGAACTCGTACAGCGGCGCAACGGGCATGATCAACAGCTTTATTCAGGATATGAAGCAGAAGAACTACGCCGGCGCTATTGCTACCCTTAAGATGGAAGCGAAGGTAAAGCAGCTGCTCGACGAGGATGCCCTGTGCGAATCGACTCACCTGCAGGCCATCGTAACGGAGCTCGAATCGGAAGAAAATGTTACCGCTTCGAGCATCCGTGGCGAGTTCATAAAGGCTGCCAGCAACCTAATGGTTTTTATAGGGATACGTGCCAGCGAGGAAAAGGGTAGCAAGTGGGTGGAGCTGAATGGACAAATTGCCATCCATAACGCCAAATTCGAGAAGGCAGAGGCCGTTCGGCAAGCCGCCCTCAAGAAAAAGCGCGAGGAGAAGAAAAACGACCAAAAGCCAAAGGCCTAG
- a CDS encoding Shedu anti-phage system protein SduA domain-containing protein gives MSIQYQKEIFNNGILSLHINIAGVDINNVTNKDDFSLSIYALNRSTFKSVFSESLNFEQAKAIYTHLNSISIIREDGLTHTSEFVEVTNNVKDILSIINKVDSSLVKSILSKVDANDKLKLVLEALTESEIQNLHASIQQTNHQKSLVNLRQLLDLEEKTIITDTINNFDNLIEYIAGQSEKIFQNWIEKNIWTLGVDYIQKHPARQIGINSESDLIMETTDGFIDLIELKRPKFNLFDYDQSHKSYYPSKELSKVIGQCMQYLKVLDDYKLVLEKQHRFKLLKPRVKIIVGRTNNFNDEQFEALRMLNSSLNHIQIISYDYLCLCGDNIISYYSRQLEKQ, from the coding sequence ATGAGTATTCAATATCAAAAAGAGATTTTTAATAATGGCATATTATCTCTGCACATTAATATTGCAGGTGTTGACATAAACAATGTTACAAACAAGGATGATTTTTCATTATCGATTTATGCATTAAATAGGTCAACATTCAAATCTGTATTTTCTGAGTCATTAAATTTTGAACAAGCAAAGGCTATATACACACATTTAAATAGTATTTCTATAATTAGAGAAGATGGATTAACACATACAAGTGAATTTGTAGAAGTCACAAATAATGTAAAGGATATATTATCTATTATAAATAAAGTTGACAGTTCATTAGTAAAGTCAATATTAAGCAAAGTTGATGCTAATGATAAGTTGAAGTTAGTATTAGAAGCTCTTACAGAAAGTGAAATACAAAATCTTCACGCTTCTATTCAACAAACCAATCATCAGAAATCTTTAGTTAATCTAAGACAGTTACTTGACTTAGAAGAAAAGACTATAATTACTGATACAATTAATAATTTTGACAATCTTATAGAATATATTGCAGGTCAATCTGAAAAGATTTTTCAAAATTGGATTGAAAAAAATATCTGGACATTAGGGGTTGACTATATACAAAAACATCCAGCACGCCAAATTGGAATAAACTCTGAGAGCGATCTAATAATGGAAACTACTGACGGGTTTATTGATTTGATTGAATTAAAACGACCAAAATTTAATTTGTTTGACTATGATCAAAGTCATAAAAGTTATTATCCATCAAAAGAACTTTCAAAAGTAATTGGACAGTGTATGCAATATTTAAAAGTCTTGGATGATTACAAACTAGTTCTTGAAAAACAGCACAGATTCAAACTGCTTAAACCTCGTGTAAAAATAATCGTAGGCAGAACCAACAATTTTAATGACGAACAATTTGAGGCATTAAGAATGCTAAATTCAAGCCTAAATCACATACAAATAATTTCATATGATTATTTATGTTTATGTGGTGATAATATAATTTCATATTACAGTAGACAACTAGAAAAACAATAA
- a CDS encoding S41 family peptidase produces MVQISSRKLPLQISYLQAQTKINIRQAAMTKINLVLVILLLTTAFAFAQNCDCKTNYEWVKKTIEENDAGFQYVLQDKGQQAYADLNKRILDKVQNAKTLDECAPILYEWLRFFRIGHLSIQPINQQSQPQPQQADTQKPKKDFSNWETFSIKTEDFKKYLDKNRVSDYEGIWETEPYKIGIKKEGDRYIGFIIESGADTWTKGQVKLKFSIAEDKMNSVFYMRDHSPEESDRGTIIGKNYLQIGSFSLSRIYPNIVDEPKYTQYLKSLGAKLPYLEQLNETTLYLRIPSFNNKYKKDIDSVLSVNKGKILSTKNLIVDLRNNGGGSDGSYSEIIPYLYTNSIRAIGVEYLSTKLNNKRMLDFINNPEYGASDKDKEWAKESYDKLESKLGQFVSLNDRVVSVEKKDTIYPFPQNVGIIINRGCGSTTEQFLLEAKQSKKVKLFGVTTYGALDMSNMYFVDSPCKEFQLGYALSRSMRIPDFTIDGKGIQPDYYLDRSIPQYDWINSVNMILNEK; encoded by the coding sequence ATGGTGCAGATAAGCTCTAGAAAGCTGCCCTTACAAATAAGTTACCTGCAAGCACAAACTAAAATTAATATAAGACAAGCTGCTATGACAAAAATAAATTTAGTCCTGGTTATCTTACTGCTTACTACAGCATTCGCATTTGCTCAGAATTGCGATTGCAAAACCAACTACGAATGGGTAAAGAAAACCATCGAAGAAAATGATGCAGGATTTCAGTATGTTTTACAGGATAAAGGCCAGCAAGCGTACGCAGACCTCAATAAAAGAATTCTAGACAAAGTACAAAATGCGAAAACACTCGACGAATGTGCTCCCATTTTGTACGAATGGCTAAGATTCTTTCGCATAGGACACCTTAGCATACAGCCTATTAATCAGCAATCTCAACCACAACCACAACAAGCCGATACTCAAAAACCAAAAAAAGATTTCTCGAATTGGGAAACGTTCTCCATCAAAACAGAAGATTTCAAAAAATATCTAGACAAAAATAGAGTCTCCGACTACGAGGGTATTTGGGAAACAGAACCATATAAAATTGGAATCAAAAAAGAAGGTGATCGCTATATTGGTTTTATTATAGAATCGGGTGCCGATACTTGGACGAAGGGTCAGGTAAAATTAAAGTTTAGCATTGCAGAAGATAAAATGAATTCTGTTTTCTACATGCGCGATCATTCACCAGAGGAATCTGACAGGGGAACAATTATAGGAAAAAATTATCTGCAAATAGGTAGCTTTAGCCTTTCAAGAATTTACCCTAATATAGTAGACGAGCCTAAATATACCCAGTATCTAAAATCGTTAGGAGCAAAGCTGCCATACCTAGAGCAGCTAAACGAAACAACGCTATACCTAAGAATACCATCATTTAACAATAAGTACAAAAAGGATATTGATAGCGTTCTAAGCGTAAATAAGGGAAAAATACTTTCAACAAAAAATCTAATAGTCGACCTCAGAAATAATGGTGGCGGTAGCGATGGCTCCTATAGCGAAATCATACCATATTTGTATACAAATTCTATAAGAGCTATAGGTGTAGAATATCTATCTACAAAGCTGAATAATAAGAGAATGTTAGACTTTATCAATAACCCAGAATATGGAGCTAGCGATAAAGATAAAGAGTGGGCCAAAGAATCGTATGATAAGCTAGAAAGCAAATTGGGCCAATTTGTAAGCTTAAATGATAGGGTTGTTTCCGTAGAAAAGAAGGATACAATTTACCCATTCCCTCAAAATGTAGGCATTATCATTAATAGAGGCTGCGGAAGTACAACGGAGCAGTTTCTATTAGAAGCCAAGCAAAGTAAAAAGGTTAAGCTATTTGGTGTAACTACATATGGTGCGCTAGACATGTCTAATATGTACTTTGTCGATTCGCCTTGTAAAGAGTTTCAATTGGGATATGCTCTTTCTAGAAGTATGCGAATTCCAGACTTTACAATTGATGGAAAAGGCATACAGCCAGACTACTACTTAGACCGAAGTATACCACAATACGATTGGATAAACAGCGTAAACATGATACTAAACGAGAAATAG